The DNA sequence GGGAGCTTTTGTCTGTAAAGAAACGGGAACGCTCCAGCTCCAGCTCGTAATCGGTTTCTTCAAGCAGCTTTTCCTCTACTTCCTGCATATAAACGCTAAGCTCCTTTTCGCTGACGTCCATGAGTTTCAGCGCAAAAGGCTTTACCATTTTAAGGTCGGAGCTAATGCTCTCGGCCACGCCGGGATACTGGACTTTCACGGCCAGCTCGCGGTCATTGAGCCTCGCCCGGTGTACCTGCCCGATGGAGGCAGCGTTGGAAGAATGCAAATTAAACTCATCGAAGAGGGCGGAGGGCGGTTTCCCGAAATGCCTGGTAAACGTTTTTATAATAAGCGGGCCGGACAGCGGCGGGGCATTGTACTGTGCCATTGAAAAGCGGTCGGTATAGGCTTTGGGCAACAGGTTACGATCCATGCTCAGCATCTGGGCTACTTTAAGCGCGCTGCCTTTCAGCTGACTAAGGGAGTTATAGATGTCCTCCGCATTATCCTTGTTCAGTTCTTCCCTGTCCAGCTGCGGATTGACTAGCTTTTTGGAATAATGTTTCAGGTAGTTGCCGCCAATCCTGATACCGGTACCAATGAATTTTCCGGAACGGCTGATCCTGGAACTGGGGATGCTATTTTGCTCCTTCATAGGCGAATTTAGCGTTCCGGAAAAGGAATTTTCCGTATTCCACCAGGTTATCAAGGGGGCTGTGCCCCATCAGGTCAAATGTTAGCTGAACGCCTTTTTCTATGGCTTCATCCGTTTTTTCAAACTCCGGGCTGGTGTCATTTACCCAGAACCGGATAATGAAAATAAACTGCAGCCAGAGTGCATCCTTGTAGCGCTGGTCAAGGTATTTCCGCTTGCTCAGCTCGCCTGATTCCAGTCCCTGTCCGATGACGTTCTCGCAAAAAAGACGGAAGGACTCGCGGACCTTTCGCAACACACGGACCTCGCCGGGAAAGCGCGGTGAATCTTTAAAACTGTACCGTATAAAGCTCCTGTTAGGCTTCATGGCCTCCGTAAAACTATAAAAGAGTGTCAGTGTTTTGTCCCTGGCCGAGAAGGAAGCGAATTCCGGGGAAGCTGTAACGGCTGCCAGCGTGCTGCCGAAAATTTCGTCCCAGATCCCTGCTTCCAGCGCTTCAAAAGAAGGGTAGTGTCTATAGAAGACACTTTCGGAAAGCCTTAATTTTTTCATAAAGGCGTATACCGATACCGGCTTTTGATTATGGGTAAGTACATGATCGATATAAGCTTCCCTGATACGTTCTTCGGAGGTTTTCTTTTCCATGATTTCCTGATTGTCAATAAATAAACATTCCGCTTCCCGGATAGTTTTACCTTAACGGCGGCAGGACGGCGCGCTTCCCGGTCCCGGTGGGGAAAACTCGTTAAAACAATTGCCCTGAACCGGATGTATAGTATAATGTAATATATTTGTTGGAAAAGAGATTTATTCGGATTTTGGAACGTGAAAAAGTTTTCCATTAGAGACATTGAATGCTTAACGGGCATAAAAGCTCACACTATTCGTATTTGGGAGCAACGTTATAACCTGGTACCCCCCAAGCGTACCGAAACCAATATCCGTTATTACGACAACAGCGACCTCAAAAAATTCCTTAATATATCCACCTTGCTGGAAAACGGCTTCAGAATATCAAAGGTAGCCGAGATGACAGAAGGGGAAATGTGCGATCTTATTGCAGAGCTGGTGGAGAATAACCATGTCTGCGATAAGGCCAACGCACTTTGCACGGCCACCCTGAAGCTCGATGAACAGCAATTTAACCGTACCATATCTTCCTGCGTAGCCGTGATGGGAATTGAGCATACGTTTACGGACGTGATTTTTCCCTTCATGAGGAAGATAGGGTTAATGTGGCAGGTTGGCACTATTAATCCTGCCCACGAGCATTTTATCACCCACCTGATCAGGCAAAAGCTGCATGCTGCTATTGACGAGCTTCCTACCGTGAACTCCGAACTGGCCAGGAAATACCTTTTATTTCTGCCGGAGGGCGAAACGCACGAAGTAGGGCTCCTGTTCGCCAATTATTTACTAAAAGCAAGAGGGCAGCATGTGCTGTACCTTGGGCAGAACCTTCCGCTTTCCGACCTGGAGCAAATTGTCAACTACTACCATCCTAATTACGTACTCACCACCCTTACTTCAGATACTGTTTTCGGGGATATGAACTGCCTGGTTAAGAAAATACAGGAAGTTATCCCCGGCATCCCGGTGCTGCTGACAGGCCCGCTGGTTAAGTGCAACCAGGTCCGGGAAAATGAATTTCTCCATACGCTCAGGGATATCCGCGACCTGCCGGAATTTATAAGGGCACATTCCCATCAGGGAAATGTTTTTTTTACATGTTAATTTATTAATTTTGTTCCGTATACGGATACAGACGAATGGACAATCTTTCATACCTGACCAACGCTCACGCATCTTATATTGAATCCCTTTACAAATCGTATCAAGATGATCCTGCTTCGGTAGAAGCGGAATGGCAAAAATTTTTCGAAGGTTTTGATCTCGGGCAGCGGGAAGGGGCTGACGGGAGACCTGTTACCGGCGATACCGCAACAGGAGAAACCCCTGAACATTTTATCAAGGAAATACGTGTTCTTGATATGATAAATGGCTTCCGTTCACGGGGCCATTTGTTTACAAAAACCAACCCGGTACGGGAACGCCGGAAGTATTATCCCGGCAAGGAGCTGGAAACTTTCGGCCTGGGCGAGGAAGACCTGGATATGGTCTTCAACGCCGGCGTACAGCTGGGCCTGGGGCCGGCGACGCTTCGGGATATTTATCAATTGCTGCAGGATACGTATTGCCAGTCCATTGGCGTGGAGTACAGGTATATCCGAAACCCCCTTAAAATGAAGTGGTTCGAGGATCGCATGGAGCATACCCGGAACACCACTCAGTTCACTACGGAACAAAAGAAACGCATTCTTCATAAGCTGAACCAGGCAGTTGTTTTCGAGAACTTCCTTCATACCAAGTTCCTGGGCCAGAAGAGATTCTCCCTGGAAGGAGCGGAAAGCCTTATTCCGGCTTTGGATGCCGTTATAGAGAAGGGTTCCGAGCTTGGGATTGAAGAGTTTGTAATAGGCATGGCCCACCGCGGGCGCCTGAACGTACTGGCGAATATTCTCAATAAGACCTATAAGGAGATATTCAGTGAATTTGAAGGTAAGAGTTATTCTGTAGAGGACCCTTACGGCGGAGATGTTAAATACCATCTTGGCTTTTCCAATGACGTGGATACAGTGAACGGCAGCAAAGTGCATCTGAGCCTTTGCCCCAATCCTTCCCACCTGGAGGCGGTTGATCCGGTAGCCCAGGGGATGTCGCGGGCCAAAATTGACTTTAAGTACAGCGGGGATTTGAATAAGCTGGCGCCGATCCTCATTCACGGCGACGCCTCCATTGCGGGACAGGGCGTAGTGTATGAAGTGATCCAGATGGCGAAGCTTGAAGGTTACCGTACGGGCGGATCCATTCACCTGGTGATCAATAACCAGGTAGGTTTCACCACGAATTTCCGGGACGGCCGCTCAAGTACGTATTGTACGGATATTGCTAAAGTGACCCTCTCTCCCGTATTCCACGTAAACGGGGACGATGTGGAGGCCCTGGTACACGCTATCCAGATGGCCATGGAATACCGGCAGCAATTCCATAACGACGTCTTTATTGACATACTCTGTTACAGGAGATTCGGCCATAATGAATCGGATGAGCCCAGGTTCACCCAGCCGACCTTATACAAGGCCATTGCCGCCCACCCCAACCCGCGGGAGATTTATGTGGATAAGCTGATTGCCCAGGGAAGCGTGGACGCAAAAATGGCGAAAGAGATGGAGCGGGACTTCCGTAAAATGCTGCAGGAACGGCTTGATGAGGTAAAACATGAACCTCCAAGCACCGTCAAGCCCATCCTGGCGGGAGCATGGACGGGTTACCGTTTTGCTAATGCGGATGATTTTCTTAAATCTCCCAAAACTTCAGTTCCGGAGCAAACGCTGATGGATATCGGCGTGAAAATGAATACGCTTCCTAAAGAAAAGACCTTCTTTAAGAAAATCGAGCGCCTGTGCAATGAGCGCCTGAAAATGATCAGGGAAACAAAAGTCCTTGACTGGGCAATGGGCGAATTGCTTGCCTATGGCACGCTTGTGCTGGAAGGGCACCGCGTTCGCGTGAGCGGCCAGGATGTGGAACGGGGTACTTTTTCGCATCGTCATGCAATTGTAAAGGTGGAGGATTCGGATGAAGAATATACGCCTATTGCCCATTTGTCCAAGGATCAGGCGCCTTTTGAGATCTATAACTCCCATCTTTCGGAATACGGGGTGCTGGGCTTTGAGTATGGTTATGCGATGGCCTTGCCGCAGGCCCTGATCGTCTGGGAAGCGCAATTCGGCGATTTTGCCAATGGCGCCCAGATCATTATTGATCAGTTCTTTGCCAGCGCCGAGAAAAAATGGAAGCGTCAGAACGGGCTGGTCCTGTTGCTGCCGCATGGTTATGAAGGGCAGGGCCCCGAGCATTCTTCTGCTCGCCTGGAACGTTTCCTGGAACTTTCGGCCGAGAACAATATACAGGTAGTGAATTGCAGCACGCCGGCCCAGCTATTCCATGTGCTGCGCCGCCAGCTGAAGCGCGATTTTCGCAAACCGCTCGTGATCTTTACCCCTAAGAGCCTGTTGAGGCATCCTAAATGCGTAAGTCCGCTGAAGGACTTCGCCAAGGGAGGTTTCCAGGAAGTGATCGATGATGATAATGTTTCCGTGAAGGATGTAAGAAGGGTGCTTTTGTGCAACGGTAAAATGTATTATGATTTGCTGGAGGCTCAGGAAAAAGAAAAACGCAAGGATATAGCGCTTGTTCGCGTGGAGCAGCTTTACCCTACTCCCATTGATCAGATTGAAAAGATCCGGGAAAAATACAAGCACGCCAAAGAATTCTTCTGGGTGCAGGAAGAGCCGGAAAACATGGGCGCATGGCCGTATATTTCCAGGAAGTTCCGCAAGAGAAACCTGGATGTGATCAGCAGGCGGGAGAGCAGCAGCCCGGCTACCGGCTATGCGAAACAACATACGGCACAGCAATTGGAGATCATAGCAAAGGCGTTTGAAGAACCTGTAAGCGAGGTAAGTCCGGAAGTGAAATCAAAGGTACGGAAGACGGTGAAGAAGGCGGTTAAAACGGACTAGCCTTACCTTAGCCTTAGTTTAAAGAAGGTTTGAAGTTTAAGGTTTGAAGTTTTTAGTTTCTGGTTTGAAGTTTTTAGTTTCTGGTTTTTAGTTTGTGGTTTTTAGAGAGGGGGGCCGGGGTACTTATCTCCGGGCTATTAAAGACCCGATATTAAATAAAAAATAAATTATAATGAGCGTAGAAATGAAGGTGCCGCCTGTAGGCGAATCGATCAACGAGGTAACCTTATCAAGCTGGCTGAAGAAGGACGGTGATTACGTTGAAATGGACGAAGTGATCGCTGAAATGGAATCAGATAAGGCTACATTCGAACTAACCGCTGAAAAGGCGGGTGTCCTGCATATCAAAGCTCAGGAAGGTGATACCGTCCCGGTAGGGGAAGTAGTTTGCGTTATTGAGGAAGGGGAAGGGGCACCGAAGGAAGAAGCTGCTTCCGGCAAAGAAACCGGTGGCGGTGAGTCAGCTGGCAAAGAAGGAGCTGACAAAGAAGCAGCTGGAAAGGAAGCGGCGGCTGCCGCCGAAAAGGAATCTGCTCCGGCTGAGGAAGTACCGGCATCTGAAGGTAGTGATAAGTTCCCTTCTCCGGCGGCGGCAAAAATACTGGCCGAAAAAGGTATTGATCCGGCATCGGTGAACGGAACCGGTAAGGACGGCCGTATCACCAAGGACGATGCGCTGAAAGCAAAGGCCCCCGCGTCGGAGAGCGCCGGCGGCAATGAAAAGGCCGCGCCTGCTCAGACGCCGTCTGCTCCCCGCGAAAGCCAGCCAAAAATAGCTGCTGTCGCGCCTGCGGGAGCCGGCTCCCGGGAAGAACGCCGCGAGCGCATGTCCAATCTCCGTAAAACCATTTCCAGGCGCCTGGTACAGGTCAAGAACGATACCGCCATGCTTACCACCTTCAACGAAGTGGATATGTCAGGTATCATGGAATTGCGCGCCCGGTACAAAGATAAATTCAAGGAAAAATACGGGGTAGGCCTTGGTTTTATGTCCTTTTTCAGCAGGGCTTGCTGCCAGGCTTTGAAGGAATTCCCCGCGGTAAATGCGCGGATTGACGGCGATGAACTTGTATATAATGATTACGTTGATATTTCCATCGCGGTATCCACACCCCGCGGCCTGGTAGTCCCCGTCATCAGGAACGCCGAAACCCTGTCCCTTGATGCGATTGAAAACAAAGTGATTGAACTTGCTGTAAAGGCCCGGGACGGCAAGCTGACGATTGAAGAAATGACCGGCGGCACGTTCACCATCACCAACGGAGGCGTGTTCGGTTCTATGCTGTCTACCCCGATTATCAATGCACCGCAGTCTGCCATTCTGGGAATGCATAATAT is a window from the Anseongella ginsenosidimutans genome containing:
- a CDS encoding TetR/AcrR family transcriptional regulator; protein product: MEKKTSEERIREAYIDHVLTHNQKPVSVYAFMKKLRLSESVFYRHYPSFEALEAGIWDEIFGSTLAAVTASPEFASFSARDKTLTLFYSFTEAMKPNRSFIRYSFKDSPRFPGEVRVLRKVRESFRLFCENVIGQGLESGELSKRKYLDQRYKDALWLQFIFIIRFWVNDTSPEFEKTDEAIEKGVQLTFDLMGHSPLDNLVEYGKFLFRNAKFAYEGAK
- a CDS encoding MerR family transcriptional regulator, giving the protein MKKFSIRDIECLTGIKAHTIRIWEQRYNLVPPKRTETNIRYYDNSDLKKFLNISTLLENGFRISKVAEMTEGEMCDLIAELVENNHVCDKANALCTATLKLDEQQFNRTISSCVAVMGIEHTFTDVIFPFMRKIGLMWQVGTINPAHEHFITHLIRQKLHAAIDELPTVNSELARKYLLFLPEGETHEVGLLFANYLLKARGQHVLYLGQNLPLSDLEQIVNYYHPNYVLTTLTSDTVFGDMNCLVKKIQEVIPGIPVLLTGPLVKCNQVRENEFLHTLRDIRDLPEFIRAHSHQGNVFFTC
- a CDS encoding 2-oxoglutarate dehydrogenase E1 component; amino-acid sequence: MDNLSYLTNAHASYIESLYKSYQDDPASVEAEWQKFFEGFDLGQREGADGRPVTGDTATGETPEHFIKEIRVLDMINGFRSRGHLFTKTNPVRERRKYYPGKELETFGLGEEDLDMVFNAGVQLGLGPATLRDIYQLLQDTYCQSIGVEYRYIRNPLKMKWFEDRMEHTRNTTQFTTEQKKRILHKLNQAVVFENFLHTKFLGQKRFSLEGAESLIPALDAVIEKGSELGIEEFVIGMAHRGRLNVLANILNKTYKEIFSEFEGKSYSVEDPYGGDVKYHLGFSNDVDTVNGSKVHLSLCPNPSHLEAVDPVAQGMSRAKIDFKYSGDLNKLAPILIHGDASIAGQGVVYEVIQMAKLEGYRTGGSIHLVINNQVGFTTNFRDGRSSTYCTDIAKVTLSPVFHVNGDDVEALVHAIQMAMEYRQQFHNDVFIDILCYRRFGHNESDEPRFTQPTLYKAIAAHPNPREIYVDKLIAQGSVDAKMAKEMERDFRKMLQERLDEVKHEPPSTVKPILAGAWTGYRFANADDFLKSPKTSVPEQTLMDIGVKMNTLPKEKTFFKKIERLCNERLKMIRETKVLDWAMGELLAYGTLVLEGHRVRVSGQDVERGTFSHRHAIVKVEDSDEEYTPIAHLSKDQAPFEIYNSHLSEYGVLGFEYGYAMALPQALIVWEAQFGDFANGAQIIIDQFFASAEKKWKRQNGLVLLLPHGYEGQGPEHSSARLERFLELSAENNIQVVNCSTPAQLFHVLRRQLKRDFRKPLVIFTPKSLLRHPKCVSPLKDFAKGGFQEVIDDDNVSVKDVRRVLLCNGKMYYDLLEAQEKEKRKDIALVRVEQLYPTPIDQIEKIREKYKHAKEFFWVQEEPENMGAWPYISRKFRKRNLDVISRRESSSPATGYAKQHTAQQLEIIAKAFEEPVSEVSPEVKSKVRKTVKKAVKTD
- the odhB gene encoding 2-oxoglutarate dehydrogenase complex dihydrolipoyllysine-residue succinyltransferase, which codes for MSVEMKVPPVGESINEVTLSSWLKKDGDYVEMDEVIAEMESDKATFELTAEKAGVLHIKAQEGDTVPVGEVVCVIEEGEGAPKEEAASGKETGGGESAGKEGADKEAAGKEAAAAAEKESAPAEEVPASEGSDKFPSPAAAKILAEKGIDPASVNGTGKDGRITKDDALKAKAPASESAGGNEKAAPAQTPSAPRESQPKIAAVAPAGAGSREERRERMSNLRKTISRRLVQVKNDTAMLTTFNEVDMSGIMELRARYKDKFKEKYGVGLGFMSFFSRACCQALKEFPAVNARIDGDELVYNDYVDISIAVSTPRGLVVPVIRNAETLSLDAIENKVIELAVKARDGKLTIEEMTGGTFTITNGGVFGSMLSTPIINAPQSAILGMHNIVERPVVLNKEIVIRPVMYVALSYDHRVIDGKESVSFLVRVKQLLEDPARLLLGV